The genomic DNA GATCGAGACCGGTTTGCCGAACTCCTGCGTCCGCCGCAGCTTGGCTTCCAACGGATGCGATGCAGTGTAGATCTGCACGCCCGGACCGAAGAAGCTGAAGTCGCCGATCTCGACAGCACGGACGTCCAGAACGACGCAGTTGAAATTGAAATAGACGCGCTGTCCCAGCCGGATGTTGCTGCCGTAGTCGCAATAGAACGGCGGCTGGATCCAGACCGAATCACCGCCGCTGCCCAACAGTTCGGTCAGCAGGCGGCGTCGTAGTTCCTGGTCCCGCTCGCGCGAAGCGTTCAAGTCGTGGCAGAGGTCGCGAGCACGTTCGCGGTCGGCGACCAATTCCGGATCCAACGCGTCGTACAACGCGCCGGCAAGCATCTTCTCTCGTTCGCTTTGCAATGCGGTAAACCTTATCGTTAGGCTTGCGGCTCCCACAGATAGCTGTTCTGTTTGCGGAAGCCGGTGATTTTCAGCGTGCTGTCGGGCTGGACGTCCAGCAGCGTGTAGGCGTTGGTCGCCTGTTCGCCCCCTTCGACCATCGCCACCAGTGTACAGTAATGGATGCCGCCGATTTCCTTCAGCTCGTTCCGGTGGCTGTGCCCTTGGAAGACCGCCAAAACGTTGCCGGAATCTTCGAAAATCTGTCGCACGGCCGCGTTATTTTTTACGCCATGGTGGTTGCTGACATCCAATCGCTGGTGAGCGAAGACGATCGTCGGCTTGTCGTTCGACTTCAGATCCGCCGCCAACCACTCGAGCTCCGCCGCCGGGATATTGGCGTCGGTCCACTTGAAGTTCTTTCGTTGATACGGCTGGCCATCGCTGCGGAAACAGGAATCCAACACGATGAAGTGGAATCCGCCGCGATCGAACGAATAATACGACTTCGGCTGCTCCACCGCCCCCAGGAACTCTTCCTTCTTAAGCGTATCGACGCAGTGGTTCCCCAGCACGTAGTGGCGGTCTTTGCAGATCGCCGAAAAGGGCCGGTTGATTGTCTGCAGGTAGCGGCTTTCGGTTTCGACGCTATCGGCGGCGTCGATCAGATCGCCCAGTTCGACCAGCATCTGCGGCTGCTCTTGCTCGAATTGCTT from Rosistilla oblonga includes the following:
- a CDS encoding metallophosphoesterase family protein, which translates into the protein MNQQQKSKLGERRAFMKNGTLILSAAAAAPATLLAADKPADKPADVRIALVTDLHYADKPPGGSRHYRKTLSKLDEAAKQFEQEQPQMLVELGDLIDAADSVETESRYLQTINRPFSAICKDRHYVLGNHCVDTLKKEEFLGAVEQPKSYYSFDRGGFHFIVLDSCFRSDGQPYQRKNFKWTDANIPAAELEWLAADLKSNDKPTIVFAHQRLDVSNHHGVKNNAAVRQIFEDSGNVLAVFQGHSHRNELKEIGGIHYCTLVAMVEGGEQATNAYTLLDVQPDSTLKITGFRKQNSYLWEPQA
- a CDS encoding sugar O-acetyltransferase, encoding MQSEREKMLAGALYDALDPELVADRERARDLCHDLNASRERDQELRRRLLTELLGSGGDSVWIQPPFYCDYGSNIRLGQRVYFNFNCVVLDVRAVEIGDFSFFGPGVQIYTASHPLEAKLRRTQEFGKPVSIGSDVWVGGGAIILPGVTIGSRTVIGAGSVVTKDIPEGVLAAGNPCRVIRENIAGDSDE